The genomic interval TTTAAAAAACTTAGTCCCCAATCAGGGATCAAACGTATGTTCTCGTCACGATCGTTGGTTGAAATGCTAAAAGGGATATTAAAGCTGGCAATTATTGGTACTATTGGCTATACGGTTGTCAGTAGCTATTTTGATGAGTTTTTGGTTCTCGCCCATAAAAGTGTTTTGCAGATAAGTGCTTTAACAGCTGAAGTAATTTTTGAATTGACTTTCAAAGTTGCTTTGGCACTTTTGGTGATGGCCATTGCAGATTTTGCCTATCAAAAATATGAGCACACCAAAAAATTGAAAATGACCAAAACAGAAGTAAAAGATGAAACAAAACAATCTGAAGGCGATCCGAAAGTTAAAGGTAAGATTAAATCGAAACAGCAGGAAATTGTTCGCCAGAGAATGATGAGCGATGTACCAAATGCAACAGTTGTTGTTACTAACCCGACCCACTTTGCAGTGGCTTTAAAATATGACCCAATGGACAAATCAGACGCACCCAAAATAGTGGCAAAGGGTAAAAATTTGATCGCTCAAAAAATAAAAGAAATTGCAGCAAAAAATAATGTGCCGGTTATTGAAAACAAACCATTGGCGCGCAGTTTGTTCTCCGCATGTGAAGTAGGAAGTGAAATACCGATGGCACTATATCAGGCCGTGGCAGAAGTACTAAGCCAGGTTTTTAAAAATAATCAGGGAAAATATAATGATATCAGGGGATCACTAAATGGCTAATCCGGCTGTCGGTGCGATAAAATTATCCCCGGCCTCACAAAACAGCAATCTAATATTGACAGCAGGCATAGTCCTTATCCTTGGGATTATGATCTTGCCGATCCCGTCTTTTCTGCTTGATATCCTGATGGCGCTAAATCTGACAAGTGCCCTAGTTATCTTATTTGTGACATTATTTGTTTTACGACCGATGGATTTTTCTGTTTTTCCCGGTCTTCTTTTAATTGTCACTTTGTTCAGGCTTGCTCTTAATATTGCATCAACCCGGTTAATTTTGGGTGAGGCTTATGCCGGTGAAATAATCGAGGCATTTGGAAATTTTGTTGTTCAGGGCAACTACGCTGTCGGGACTGTAATATTCTTGATTCTTGTAATCATTAATTTTGTGGTTATTACAAAGGGTGCCACACGTATCGCAGAAGTATCTGCACGTTTTACATTGGATGCGATGCCCGGTAAGCAAATGTCAATTGATGCGGACTTAAACGCCGGCTTAATCGATGATTTACAAGCTCAGCAACGCCGCGAGACAATCGCTAAAGAAGCTGATTTTTATGGGGCAATGGACGGTGCAAGTAAGTTTGTGCGCGGAGATGCAATTGCCGGTTTGCTCATTACTGCCGTAAACATGCTTGGCGGATTATTGATTGGTGTTTTACAAAAAGGTTTGCCCGCAGGTGAAGCTGCCGGATTATATACTTTGCTAACTGTTGGTGATGGGCTTGTTGCACAAATTCCTGCACTAATTATTTCAACGGCCGCCGGTATTGTAATTACCCGTGCTTCCTCAATGTCTACACTTGGTGCTGATATAGCCAAACAGGTTATCGGGCAACCCAAGGCAATTTACGCTGCTTCTGGTGTTTTAGGTTTAATGGGTGTGCTTCCGGGATTGCCATTTGTGCCGTTTATGATTCTTGCAATCGGATTGTTTTTCCTTGGAAATTATGTCAGTAATTATCAGAAAAAAGAGCAAGATGAAGCTGAAGCGGCTGAAGCTGAAGAAGTGGAAGAAGTAGAAGAAGTTGAAAGAATTGAGTCATTTTTACATCCGGATGCTTTTGAAATTGAGATTGGTTATGGGCTAATTCCACTAGTTGATGAAAACCAGGGTGGCAATCTGTTAAATCGCATAACCACAATCCGTAAAAGCCTTGCTATAGAAATGGGTATCCTTGTTCCGGCCATTCGGATACGTGATAATATTCAACTTAAAGCCAGCGAATATATTTTTAAAATTTACGGTATTGAAGTAGCCCGTGGTGAAGTAATGATGGACTATTTCATGGTAGTTAACCCGGATGAAAGGCTTGAGCTTACGGGCATTGAAATGACAGAGCCTACTTTTGGTTTACCCGCAATCTGGGTCTCTGAACAAGAACGTGAAAAAGCTGAGCTTCTTGGAAATACAGTTGTAGAAGCGCCGGCAGTAATTGCAACACACCTAATGGAAATTTTACGCAGTAATTGTTATAAATTGCTCGATCGTCAGGGAATGCAAAAAATGTTAACCGATTTAAAGGAAACACATTCTGCGTTAGTTGATGGTCTTGTTCCTGATATTATTTCTCTTGGAACTATTCAAAAAGTATTAAAAAATTTGTTACAGGAAAAAATACCTGTACGTAATCTGATCGTTATTCTGGAAACTATAGCTGATAATTCGGCCTTTTCGAAAGATTCGGAAGTCTTGACCGAATATGTACGTCAATCACTCGCAGAAACTATTACCGATATGTTGAAGAACCAGGAGAACACAATAACTGTTGCTATGTTCGATCCGGTTCTGGAAGATCATATTATGAATTCGATTAAAACAAATGGGTTAGCTCAAAACTTAGGGTTGGCTCCGGATCAGGTTAGTGCACTTTTCCAGGATATTGCTGAGAAAGTTGAAGAAATAAATATTATGGGGATAAAACCGGCATTGTTGGTTTCACCACAAATAAGGCGCGCTGTACGCAAGTTTCTTGAATCAGTTTTCTCAAATGTCCTGGTAATCTCATATATGGAATTAACACCGGATACAGAAGTTAAGTCAGTTGGATCAATAGGATACCCAAATGCAAGTTAGAATGTATGTAGCAGACAGTCTGCCCAAAGCTCTTGTAAGAGCAAAAACAGAACTTGGCAGTGACATTGTTATTTTGGAAACGAAAAACATAATCAATCATCCTGATTATCCAGGAAAAAGAATGATTCAGGCAACGGTTGGTTTTCAAAATGGACAGGAAAAAGAGGTGAAAAACTGGGAACCACCAATTGTTGATTCGCCAACAAAGCCCAAAAAGAAAAGAACATATCCGGGGTTAACTTCAAAACCCAAGGCTGACAAAAAAACTGTTGCAAGTGAAAAACCAAAAAGCAAACCAGCAAAAAAAAGCAACCAATTTGATAGTCTTATAAGTAATATTTTAGATAACAAACCAAAAGAGCTTGATAAGGAAAAAAATATCCTTGAAGAAATATCCCTTTTGCGCAACGAGATAAAAGAGCTTGGTAAAAAGTCAGATTTTAACAGCAAGCAAATTGAATCTCCGACAGAATTACCGGAAGTGTACCGCGAACTTGAAGAGATGTTAAAAGACAATGGCATTCAGGATGACATGGCGTATTCCTTTATTAAAGAGGCCTATTTGCTTCTGGATGGAAAATCCATTGTCAGCAAAGATGAAATCAGCATGCTGATAAAAACTGAAATGGATCACCTCCTTAAGCCATATAATTTTGACCGCCAGTTAAAAAGCCGCAAACAAAAAGTTATTTTGCTGATGGGACCTACAGGCGTTGGAAAGACAACAATTGCAATGAAACTTGCAGCCCATCCTGATATTTATGGCAATAAAAAAGTCACAATTATATCAACAGATCCTTACGGACCATCTGAGGCACTAAAATCTTTTTCACGGATGAGCGGGACACAAATCCACGAAGAAAAAGACATTGATAAAACCGAAACAATGTTAGAAAAATATAAAAGCAGTGATGTCCTTATTGTTGATACACCGGGGAAAAGCCCATTTGCTCCAAATCAACTGGGCAAAATGGAAAATTTTATAAAAAAGTTAAAACCAACAGATATTTTTCTTGTTTTAAGTGTCGGCTCGGATCTTAAGGATTTGGTTTTGCTATGTGCAAATTACCTCTTGTTAAAGCCCACAGGGATAGCGTTTACCAAATTTGATGAAACGACACAACCGGGTAAGGTGTTTTCCATTTTGGATGTGATCAGTCTTCCTGTTGCATGTTTTGGCGATGGAAAAAGGATTTTTATCGATTTGGAAAAAGGCAATCCACAATATATGTATGATAAAATTTTTGAAAGCAAGGTAAAGGAAATATAATGCTAACAACCCTAGGAAAAGAGATTGGCACCCGCATTGGGGTAGAAGAAGGTTCGGATCAAAAAAAAGCTGAAATTATTGCTATTACCAGCGGTAAAGGTGGCGTCGGGAAATCTTCTCTAAGTGTTAATTTTGCCATTATGTTGCAGCAAATGCGCAAACGTGTCCTGATAATCGATGCAGACATCCATCTTGGAAATGTCGATCTGATTTTAGGAATCCGGACAGAATATACAATTGCTGACGTTCTGAATGATGGTATTGCATTAAGTGATATTATTGTTCCCGGACCTTCAAACATTGATGTACTCCCGGCTTCTTCTGCATCAGGGAAATTATTGGAAATGGAAGATGTTTTTTTAAAAAGATTAGCGGTGGCATTTAAAACAATCGAAACCGACTATGACTACATAATTGTAGATACAGGTGCAGGGATTGCGAATTCAGTTTTATCGTTTTTGCTTGGCGCTGATAAAATTGTTCTGGTTATTACATCCGATCCGGCTTCAATAGCTGATGCCTATGCAGTGATAAAAATTATTAAACGCAATGACCTGGACATCCCGATCATGCTTATCCCTAATATTATGCCAAGCCATGAAGCAGGTGAAAACCTTTATAAAAGATTGAATCTAATGGTTCGCCGTTTTCTCAAATCGGATATTGAATTTGCAGGCACGGTTTTAAAAGACGATTTAATTGCACGTTCGATAAAAATGCAAAAGCCATTTGTTATTAATAGCCCAAATGCGGCGGCCACAAACACAATCCGTGTGCTTACTAAAAGGGTTTTGCAAATGGAAAAGAAAAAACAAAAAGACAATAAAAATGTTTTTGACCGTTTTATCTCAAATAGAAAGATCAAATTCGAATGGGATTAATGCATCGCTTTATTTACAAATTTGCAGTTTTTGTAAGTGTAATCACGCTGGTTACTGCACTGATGAATGGTGTTTCAATTATGACAACCTTTGTAAGAACGGGTTTGGTTTTTTTGGGGACACTCATATTATTTGTTGTTTTTTTAAATGTAATGCGCTGGGCAATTGTTACTACAACAATTATTGAAAAACATGATGAAGAGACTGAAAATGAGCAACAAATGCGTGAAGAGTTATTAAAACAAATGAAAAAAGGATTACATAAAAATAAAACGGATGACCAGTTAATAGGTAAAGAAGACTAATGGAAGTAGCTGTAAAAGACAGAGTACAAAAAGGTGAATTTTTGGTTCAGGAATATTTGAAGACAAAGAATCCACTTATAAAAGATAAGATAGTTGAGTCTTATGGGCCGTTGGTAAAACATATTATAGGACGTTTTAACCTTTCTTACTCTACAACAATATCTGTTGATGACCTTTACCAGTTTGGTATCCTGGGGTTATTAAAAGCTTTAGACCGCTATGACATTGAGATGAATGTTCCTTTTAAAGGATTTGTATATAAACGTATTCATGGGGAAGTAATAGATGCATTACGCCGTGAAGGTGTGATAGGCCGTGATATGTATGAAAAAGTAAAAAATCTTGAGAACTGCGTTAAAAAATTAAGTGCGCAAAATGGCCGTGAACCGGCGATGCATGAAATATGTGATTACCTGGATATTTCTGAGAAAGAATATTATTCAATTTTAAATACCTCTCAAATGACTTACATGACATCTTTAAATACAACCGTATCTGATGAGGAAGGTACAAGTATATATAAAGTGGATACTTTGGAGGATGAAAACCAAATGAGCCCGGAAGAAATAGTCGTAAAAGAAAACATGAAAGTTCGTTTAAAGCAAGTCATAAATAAGCTGCCCGAAAGGGAAAGGTTAATACTTGCCCTTTATTTTTATGAAGAATTGATTTTAGCTGATATAGGAAAAATTCTAAAATTGAGTGAGGCTCGGATCTCACAAATATTAAATAAAACCTTAGTGGAGATTAAAACCAGGTTTTTATAATGGAAAAAATTAAAACAAGTACAGAATCGAGTTCCTATAATTCATATAAGAGACATGAAGGCTCTCATTTTAAGCAGTTCTCAGAAAATATCTATTATGTTCGTGGCGATCTTAGCATGCTTAAAGGCCGTCTTGTTCAGGGTGCAAAACTCGATGCCCGGATTGTTCTTGTTCTTGGTAAAAATAAATTTTTAATTCGTTTTTTGGGCAATAATTATATAATGGAATCTAAAATGCCATTTGCCCGCTTTGATGAAGTGATTGTATCCGTGGAGGAAACTGAACCCATTTTGAAATTGAAAATAATGCCACCGGAAAAAAAGAAACCGCTCCATGGTGGTACGATGGATATAAAAATTTAAAAAATTGGATATAAGATTAAGAGGTTAGAAGTAGCAAGTAGGAAGTAGGATTATGTAGGTCAAAGCTTTATTAGTTTTTCTAATAAGGTGAAAACTTGAATTTGTTATGCATTGAAAAACTGAACAGATACAGATAAATAAGATGAACAATACACATACAACACAGGTACAGGATTACTCAGCAACCATTACTATTTTGGAGCACTTATCGGATGCAATTTTTATCCTAAGTGAAAAAGGCCATATCGAGTATGCCAACAAATCAGCACTTGATATGCTTGGTGTTAGCTCGTTTGAATTAATTAATAAAAGTATTGAAACAATTGTTGAAGGTGATAACGTTATAAAAGAAATAAAGCTGGGCCGGTTTAATGAAACCGAAACAGAATTTAAAGTTAAAGATTTATCCGTTCCTGTATCATTGAGTTTTGGTGTTGTTAAAAATGGTTCCGGTAAAACGAGCTATATCATCACAAGTGCACGAGACATAAGCTGGCGTAAAGAAATGGAGCGTATTCTTGATCAGAAACAGATGATGGCTATGTCTAAAAGCCGTTTTAAAGAGATGGGCGAATTGACAGTAAACATGGTTCATAACCTGAGCCAGCCGCTCACATCTTTGCGGTTAAAGCTGGAATTGCTTCAACGCGAAATAAAGCAAAAACAAATTAGCAAACAAAAAATTGAATCTCATGTAGATAAAATGGCACAACTGCTAAATGTAATTGATTCTACCATTGACAATGCAAGGCGTTTTGCAAACCAGACAGAAGACCAGACAGAAAAAATAATTTCACTGAAAGAAAATTTAGACCATGCATTAGACCAAATGAGTTATGAGTTTACAGAAAACGATATAGAAATTGTTTGTGAATTAGCAGGCTCGGATTATTCTGTTATGGCCAACCCGATTACTTTGCAACAAGTTTTTGTAACACTGCTGCGTATGCAGATGAAACATCTGGTTAATACAAGTTCTTGTAAAGCAAAAAGGAAAATAGTATTAAAAATATCAGATAATCAATCAAAATGGTTGGGGATTTTGGTAACGGCTCATTGCGATTATTCTGTTATAACCCACATCCCTGAAGTTGAAGAATTGAGCATGCAGGAATCATACGAACTGGATTTGAAAGTAGTAAAATTAATTGCTGAAACTTTAGGCGGTGATTTTAACTGGTATCCTCAGGCTCAAAATGGATTTATTTTTTCGATGCGTATCCCAATTGACCTGGATGATGAGAGAAGTCAACTACGCAATATGATAGAACTTTTTCATGATGGGTAGTTTTTTGAAAAATTAAATGAAAGAGAAATAAATTACGGATCCGGTATTTAGTATCAATGCATGCAGAACCAAGGATAAACAGGTAAAATTATGGAAACCAAAAAGTACACAGGGAAAATTATCAGTACAATTTCAAATAAAGGTGGAGTAGGCAAAACCATATCCTCAATTGAAATTGCAAACATTCTTGGTAAGGCCCGTAAAAAAGTTTTATTAATAGATACGGATATGAATACCGGCGATATTTCCATAAAACTAAAATTGCGCAATGAAGTCACATTATTGGAGTTTTTTGAAAAGAAAGAAAC from Calditrichota bacterium carries:
- the flhB gene encoding flagellar biosynthesis protein FlhB — translated: MAENENGQEKTEQPSGKRLEEATEKGDVAKSTELNSVAVIVAVLLIFKNYSGFMGENLQGYMGYMYQHSSLLTITSITISDVMFLTLSAFAGVVGPVLIGVLLLAVISNVGQVGFIFAGKALIPDFKKLSPQSGIKRMFSSRSLVEMLKGILKLAIIGTIGYTVVSSYFDEFLVLAHKSVLQISALTAEVIFELTFKVALALLVMAIADFAYQKYEHTKKLKMTKTEVKDETKQSEGDPKVKGKIKSKQQEIVRQRMMSDVPNATVVVTNPTHFAVALKYDPMDKSDAPKIVAKGKNLIAQKIKEIAAKNNVPVIENKPLARSLFSACEVGSEIPMALYQAVAEVLSQVFKNNQGKYNDIRGSLNG
- the flhA gene encoding flagellar biosynthesis protein FlhA, which gives rise to MANPAVGAIKLSPASQNSNLILTAGIVLILGIMILPIPSFLLDILMALNLTSALVILFVTLFVLRPMDFSVFPGLLLIVTLFRLALNIASTRLILGEAYAGEIIEAFGNFVVQGNYAVGTVIFLILVIINFVVITKGATRIAEVSARFTLDAMPGKQMSIDADLNAGLIDDLQAQQRRETIAKEADFYGAMDGASKFVRGDAIAGLLITAVNMLGGLLIGVLQKGLPAGEAAGLYTLLTVGDGLVAQIPALIISTAAGIVITRASSMSTLGADIAKQVIGQPKAIYAASGVLGLMGVLPGLPFVPFMILAIGLFFLGNYVSNYQKKEQDEAEAAEAEEVEEVEEVERIESFLHPDAFEIEIGYGLIPLVDENQGGNLLNRITTIRKSLAIEMGILVPAIRIRDNIQLKASEYIFKIYGIEVARGEVMMDYFMVVNPDERLELTGIEMTEPTFGLPAIWVSEQEREKAELLGNTVVEAPAVIATHLMEILRSNCYKLLDRQGMQKMLTDLKETHSALVDGLVPDIISLGTIQKVLKNLLQEKIPVRNLIVILETIADNSAFSKDSEVLTEYVRQSLAETITDMLKNQENTITVAMFDPVLEDHIMNSIKTNGLAQNLGLAPDQVSALFQDIAEKVEEINIMGIKPALLVSPQIRRAVRKFLESVFSNVLVISYMELTPDTEVKSVGSIGYPNAS
- a CDS encoding MinD/ParA family protein, whose amino-acid sequence is MLTTLGKEIGTRIGVEEGSDQKKAEIIAITSGKGGVGKSSLSVNFAIMLQQMRKRVLIIDADIHLGNVDLILGIRTEYTIADVLNDGIALSDIIVPGPSNIDVLPASSASGKLLEMEDVFLKRLAVAFKTIETDYDYIIVDTGAGIANSVLSFLLGADKIVLVITSDPASIADAYAVIKIIKRNDLDIPIMLIPNIMPSHEAGENLYKRLNLMVRRFLKSDIEFAGTVLKDDLIARSIKMQKPFVINSPNAAATNTIRVLTKRVLQMEKKKQKDNKNVFDRFISNRKIKFEWD
- a CDS encoding FliA/WhiG family RNA polymerase sigma factor — encoded protein: MEVAVKDRVQKGEFLVQEYLKTKNPLIKDKIVESYGPLVKHIIGRFNLSYSTTISVDDLYQFGILGLLKALDRYDIEMNVPFKGFVYKRIHGEVIDALRREGVIGRDMYEKVKNLENCVKKLSAQNGREPAMHEICDYLDISEKEYYSILNTSQMTYMTSLNTTVSDEEGTSIYKVDTLEDENQMSPEEIVVKENMKVRLKQVINKLPERERLILALYFYEELILADIGKILKLSEARISQILNKTLVEIKTRFL
- a CDS encoding PAS domain S-box protein, which codes for MNNTHTTQVQDYSATITILEHLSDAIFILSEKGHIEYANKSALDMLGVSSFELINKSIETIVEGDNVIKEIKLGRFNETETEFKVKDLSVPVSLSFGVVKNGSGKTSYIITSARDISWRKEMERILDQKQMMAMSKSRFKEMGELTVNMVHNLSQPLTSLRLKLELLQREIKQKQISKQKIESHVDKMAQLLNVIDSTIDNARRFANQTEDQTEKIISLKENLDHALDQMSYEFTENDIEIVCELAGSDYSVMANPITLQQVFVTLLRMQMKHLVNTSSCKAKRKIVLKISDNQSKWLGILVTAHCDYSVITHIPEVEELSMQESYELDLKVVKLIAETLGGDFNWYPQAQNGFIFSMRIPIDLDDERSQLRNMIELFHDG